In Rubidibacter lacunae KORDI 51-2, one genomic interval encodes:
- a CDS encoding endonuclease V, protein SRLETAIDLVLRCTPKYRLPETTRYADRLASAGTGKSALGNTRLGSLS, encoded by the coding sequence TCCAGGCTAGAGACAGCGATCGACCTGGTGCTGCGCTGCACCCCCAAATATCGCTTGCCCGAAACAACTCGCTATGCCGATCGCCTGGCGTCTGCTGGCACGGGAAAATCGGCGTTGGGCAACACCCGCCTGGGCAGCTTGTCTTGA
- a CDS encoding RuvC family protein codes for MATLPGMATLLGFDPGRDKCGLAVLADAHPIAHEVVPAAVALATIAAWRDRYGSVQLVMGDRTTSREWQARIRAQIPDLAIALVDERNSTLEARDRYWQMYPPRGLMRLIPQGMRLPPRPVDDIAAILLVERYLQLRS; via the coding sequence ATGGCAACGCTTCCCGGTATGGCAACGCTTCTCGGCTTCGATCCCGGTCGGGACAAGTGCGGTTTGGCGGTGTTAGCGGATGCGCACCCGATCGCTCACGAGGTCGTTCCGGCCGCTGTCGCATTAGCAACGATCGCCGCGTGGCGCGATCGCTACGGGAGCGTGCAGTTGGTGATGGGCGATCGCACCACCTCGCGGGAGTGGCAAGCCCGCATTCGCGCGCAAATACCCGATTTGGCAATCGCCCTGGTGGACGAGCGCAATAGCACGCTGGAAGCTCGCGATCGCTATTGGCAGATGTACCCCCCGCGCGGACTGATGCGTTTAATTCCGCAAGGGATGCGCCTGCCGCCGCGCCCGGTGGACGATATTGCGGCAATTTTGCTGGTGGAGCGATATTTGCAGTTGCGGTCGTGA